A part of Bacteroidota bacterium genomic DNA contains:
- a CDS encoding serine hydrolase: GFYCFYKQQQSEKEVAVKAATDKIDHVSIRLLVDDRYKLIKPLAFVDFIKEDSLLLAIKSSIGSLIEEQKNEGSISSASVYLRNLNRHQEVGINPLEIYFPGSLMKIPILIAYLRQVEKDPGIFDKQLAFINVYGNLPTQNIKTKSIKQGNSYSVRELLVYMIEYSDNNATAVLSENIEFKEIQKIFSDLQLPIPDANQPEYGISLKEYSRLFRVLYNSTYLGRPMSEFALDLLSKCDFKDGLMKYLDTDLVVAHKFGERNSDGVQQLHEIGIVYLKNKAYLLGVMTKGNNISKQKETISQISKLVYDSMNSHPED; encoded by the coding sequence CTGGTTTTTACTGTTTCTATAAACAGCAGCAAAGCGAGAAGGAAGTAGCGGTTAAGGCCGCTACGGATAAAATTGATCATGTCTCGATTAGGTTATTGGTGGACGACCGTTATAAACTTATCAAACCACTGGCATTTGTAGATTTTATAAAAGAAGATTCGTTATTGCTCGCCATCAAATCATCTATTGGATCATTGATTGAGGAGCAAAAAAACGAAGGGTCTATCAGTTCGGCTTCTGTTTATCTTAGAAATTTAAATCGCCATCAGGAAGTAGGTATCAACCCTTTGGAAATCTACTTCCCGGGGAGTTTGATGAAGATTCCAATTCTAATTGCCTACTTAAGACAGGTAGAAAAAGATCCCGGCATTTTTGACAAGCAACTTGCCTTTATTAATGTTTACGGCAACCTACCGACACAGAATATAAAGACGAAATCAATAAAACAGGGTAACTCCTATTCTGTGAGAGAGTTGTTAGTATATATGATCGAATATTCTGACAACAATGCAACAGCCGTTCTGAGTGAAAACATTGAATTTAAGGAAATTCAAAAAATTTTTTCCGACTTACAGTTGCCCATCCCAGATGCCAATCAGCCGGAATATGGTATATCCCTCAAAGAATACTCTCGGCTTTTTAGAGTATTATATAACTCAACCTATCTCGGTCGCCCAATGTCCGAATTTGCTCTTGATCTACTTTCAAAGTGTGACTTTAAGGATGGCCTGATGAAATATTTAGATACTGATCTTGTAGTAGCCCATAAATTTGGTGAAAGAAACTCTGATGGAGTACAACAACTACATGAAATCGGTATCGTCTATCTTAAAAATAAGGCATACTTATTGGGGGTAATGACCAAGGGAAACAATATTTCTAAACAGAAAGAAACCATTAGCCAGATTTCTAAGTTGGTTTACGACTCCATGAATTCTCACCCAGAAGATTAG